GTTAATCTCACTGTAAAAGAAGTGAATGAATTAGCTGATATCCTAAAAGAAGAGTATGGCATTGAGCCCGCTGCTGCAGCTGTTGCTGTTGCTGGTGGTGCTGCCGGAGGTGGAGAAGCTGAAGCCGCTGAAGAGAAAACAGAATTTGATGTTGTTCTTACAGCTGCAGGTGGATCTAAACTCGCCGTAGTTAAATTGGTGAAAGAATTGACAGGTCTTGGGTTGAAAGACGCTAAGGACATTGTTGACAGTGCACCAAAAGCCGTTAAAGAAGGCGTGTCTAAGGACGAAGCTGAAGGCATCAAAAAATCTTTGGAAGAAGCAGGAGCAGAAGTTGAGCTTAAATAATTGCGACAACCATATGGTTTTGGTTTAGGTCTTTCCGCCTCTCAGGTGGCTAGACCTAAACCCTTTTATAGATAGTATATAAAGTCATATACAACCCGTTATAGTATTCACGATCAAAATTTTGTCCATAGATGTTCACAAAACAAACTGAAAGAATAAGTTTCGCATCCGCTAAGAACATACCGGACTACCCGGATTTCTTGGACATTCAGATTAAGTCATTTCAAGATTTTTTTCAGCTTGAAACAAAATCTGACGAGAGGGGCAATGAAGGCTTGTACAACACCTTCATGGAAAACTTTCCCATTACAGATACGAGGAACCAATTTGTCTTGGAGTTCCTAGATTATTTTATAGATCCGCCGAGGTACTCCATTCAGGAGTGTATCGAGCGCGGACTCACCTACAGCGTGCCATTAAAGGCAAGGCTCAAGCTCTATTGTACAGATCCGGAACACGAGGATTTTGAAACCATCGTTCAGGATGTTTACCTGGGGACTATTCCATACATGACCCCCAGCGGAACCTTTGTGATCAACGGAGCCGAGCGTGTTGTTGTTTCTCAGCTGCACCGTTCTCCGGGTGTCTTCTTTGGGCAGTCATTCCACGCCAATGGAACCAAATTATATTCAGCCAGAGTAATTCCGTTCAAGGGATCCTGGATTGAATTCGCGACAGATATCAACAGCGTAATGTACGCTTATATCGACCGTAAGAAAAAGTTACCCGTAACCACATTATTCCGGGCAATTGGCTTTGAAAGAGACAAGGATATCCTTGAGATCTTCGACCTTTCAGAGGAAATCAAAGTTTCAAAAACCGGACTTACCAAAGTATTGGGAAGAAAACTAGCTGCCAGGGTACTCAATACCTGGCACGAGGATTTTGTGGATGAAGATACCGGGGAAGTTGTCTCTATTGAAAGAAACGAGATCATCCTTGATCGGGATACCATATTAGAAAAAGATCACATCCAGCAAATTATGGACGCTGATGTGAAAACCATTCTTTTACACAAGGAGAATAATGCGCAGAGCGATTACGCCATTATTCACAACACCTTGCAAAAAGATCCTACAAACTCAGAAAAGGAAGCTGTTGAGCACATCTATCGTCAGCTCAGAAATGCCGAACCGCCGGATGAAGAAACGGCCAGAGGTATTATCGACAAATTGTTCTTCTCAGACCAGCGATACAATCTTGGAGAGGTAGGACGTTACAGAATGAACAAAAAACTCGGTCTTGATATCGGGATGGACAAGCAGGTCCTTACCAAAGAAGATATCATTACCATCATCAAGTACCTTATAGAACTGATCAATTCCAAGGCGGAGATCGATGATATCGATCACTTGTCCAACAGAAGGGTAAGAACAGTTGGAGAACAACTTTCTTCTCAGTTTGGTGTAGGTCTGGCTCGAATGGCCAGAACCATCAGGGAAAGAATGAACGTAAGGGACAACGAGGTATTTACTCCTATAGATTTGATCAATGCGAAGACACTCTCTTCTGTGATCAACTCGTTCTTTGGGACCAACCAGTTGTCTCAATTTATGGATCAAACCAACCCGCTGGCAGAGATCACTCACAAGAGGAGGTTATCTGCACTCGGGCCAGGTGGACTATCAAGGGAAAGAGCAGGTTTTGAGGTAAGGGACGTACACTATACGCATTACGGCCGACTGTGTCCTATTGAAACACCTGAAGGACCGAATATCGGACTAATTTCTTCCTTATCTGTTTTCGCTAAAGTCAATTCAATGGGCTTCCTGGAAACCCCATACCGTAAGGTGGCTAAAGGAAAGGTTGATACCAAGGAATTTATATACCTCAGTGCGGAAGAAGAAGAAGGAATGAAGATCGCTCAGGCAAACATTCCTCTTAAGAAAGACGGAACTATTGACCGTGAAAAGGTCATTGCCCGTGAAGAAGGAGATTTTCCTGTGGTTGATCCGTCAGAAGTAAATTACACAGACGTTGCACCTAACCAGATTGCCTCTATTTCGGCATCGCTTATTCCTTTCCTGGAACACGATGATGCAAACAGGGCTTTGATGGGATCAAACATGATGCGTCAGGCTGTACCGCTTTTAAAACCGCAATCACCTATTGTGGGAACCGGACTTGAAAGGCAGGTAGCGTCAGACTCAAGGGTTTTGATCAATGCAGAAGGTGACGGGGTAATTGAATATGTGGATTCTAAAAAGATCACCATCAAATACAACCGTTCCGAAGAGGAGCGCATGGTAAGCTTTGAAGAAGATTCCAAGACCTACGAGTTGGTTAAGTTTAGAAAAACCAACCAGGGAACCAGTATTAACCTCAAGCCTATCGTCAGGAAAGGTGACAAGGTGAAAAAAGGGCAGGTCCTCTGTGAAGGATACGCTACCGAAAGTGGTGAATTGGCGCTTGGAAGAAACCTGAAAGTGGCTTTTATGCCCTGGAAGGGATACAATTTTGAGGATGCGATCGTAATCTCTGAGAAGGTGGTGCGCGAAGATATCTTCACCTCCATCCATATCGATGAATACTCGCTGGAAGTAAGGGATACCAAACTGGGTGCTGAAGAGCTAACCAACGACATTCCCAACGTTTCAGAAGAAGCTACCAAGGACCTCGATGAATACGGAATGATTCGTATTGGTGCAGAGGTAAAACCTGGCGATATTCTAATCGGAAAGATCACTCCAAAAGGAGAATCCGATCCTACCCCGGAGGAAAAACTGCTTCGGGCGATATTTGGTGACAAAGCGGGAGACGTTAAGGACGCCTCCTTAAAAGCTTCACCATCGCTAAGGGGAGTAGTAATAGACAAGAAATTGTTTTCCAGGTCGATCAAAGATAAACGCAAGCGTTCTGAAGACAAGGAAGCGATCAACGCTCTTGAACTGGAATACGAAGTAAAATTCCAGGAGCTGAAAGACGTACTGGTTGAAAAACTTTTCAAGATGATCAACGGAAAAACCTCTCAGGGGGTTGCCAATGATCTGGGTGAAGAAGTACTGCCTAAGGGTAAGAAATACACCATGAAAATGTTGAACGCAGTAGACGATTTTGCTCACCTTGTAAGCGGAAGCTGGACAACAGACAAGGCCACCAATGCCATGGTAGCAGACCTGTTGCACAATTACAAGATCAAGTTGAACGACCTTCAGGGGAACCTCAGAAGAGATAAGTTTACCATCTCAGTAGGGGATGAACTTCCTGCCGGAATTATGAAACTGGCTAAGGTGTACATCGCCAAGAAGAGGAAACTGAAAGTTGGAGATAAAATGGCAGGACGTCACGGGAACAAGGGTATTGTTGCGCGGATAGTGCGACAGGAAGATATGCCTTTCCTGGAAGACGGGACTCCGGTAGACATCGTATTGAACCCATTAGGGGTTCCTTCGCGGATGAACATCGGGCAGATCTATGAAACCGTTCTCGGTTGGGCAGGCCAGAAATTGGATAAGAAATTTGCTACTCCAATTTTCGACGGGGCTACCATTGAAGAGATCGATAATTTGACCGAAGAAGCAGGAGTGCCACAATTTGGACATACCTATCTCTACGACGGGGGTACAGGTGAACGATTCGATCAGGCGGCCACTGTGGGAGTGATCTACATGTTGAAATTAGGCCATATGGTTGATGACAAGATGCACGCCCGTTCTATAGGACCTTATTCTTTGATTACGCAGCAACCATTGGGAGGAAAAGCCCAGTTCGGTGGACAGCGTTTTGGAGAGATGGAAGTATGGGCCTTGCAGGCATACGGTGCATCGGCAACCTTACGAGAAATCCTCACGGTGAAGTCGGATGACGTAATCGGAAGGGCAAAGACTTACGAGTCTATCGTTAAGGGCGAGACCATGCCGGAACCTGGATTACCAGAATCTTTTAACGTATTGATGCACGAACTTAAAGGTTTGGGCCTCGATATCAGATTGGAAGAATAATTAGAGTACCTGTTACACATTAATATAGTATCACCAATAGCATTATGGCTAGACATCACGATAACACAGCAGTAAAGAGGTTTAACAAGATTTCCATAGGCCTGGCATCTCCGGAATCTATTCTGGCAGAGTCGAGAGGGGAAGTTCTCAAACCCGAAACCATTAACTACAGAACGCACAAGCCCGAAAGGGACGGATTGTTCTGTGAGCGAATTTTTGGGCCCGTAAAAGACTACGAATGTGCTTGTGGAAAGTATAAAAGAATCCGATACCGTGGCATTGTTTGCGACCGTTGCGGGGTTGAGGTTACAGAGAAAAAAGTACGTAGAGACCGCGTAGGACACATCAATCTGGTGGTTCCTGTTGCCCATATCTGGTACTTCCGTTCCCTACCCAACAAAATAGGCTACTTGCTGGGCTTGCCCTCCAAGAAGCTCGATATGATCATATATTACGAGCGC
This DNA window, taken from Muriicola soli, encodes the following:
- the rpoB gene encoding DNA-directed RNA polymerase subunit beta — protein: MFTKQTERISFASAKNIPDYPDFLDIQIKSFQDFFQLETKSDERGNEGLYNTFMENFPITDTRNQFVLEFLDYFIDPPRYSIQECIERGLTYSVPLKARLKLYCTDPEHEDFETIVQDVYLGTIPYMTPSGTFVINGAERVVVSQLHRSPGVFFGQSFHANGTKLYSARVIPFKGSWIEFATDINSVMYAYIDRKKKLPVTTLFRAIGFERDKDILEIFDLSEEIKVSKTGLTKVLGRKLAARVLNTWHEDFVDEDTGEVVSIERNEIILDRDTILEKDHIQQIMDADVKTILLHKENNAQSDYAIIHNTLQKDPTNSEKEAVEHIYRQLRNAEPPDEETARGIIDKLFFSDQRYNLGEVGRYRMNKKLGLDIGMDKQVLTKEDIITIIKYLIELINSKAEIDDIDHLSNRRVRTVGEQLSSQFGVGLARMARTIRERMNVRDNEVFTPIDLINAKTLSSVINSFFGTNQLSQFMDQTNPLAEITHKRRLSALGPGGLSRERAGFEVRDVHYTHYGRLCPIETPEGPNIGLISSLSVFAKVNSMGFLETPYRKVAKGKVDTKEFIYLSAEEEEGMKIAQANIPLKKDGTIDREKVIAREEGDFPVVDPSEVNYTDVAPNQIASISASLIPFLEHDDANRALMGSNMMRQAVPLLKPQSPIVGTGLERQVASDSRVLINAEGDGVIEYVDSKKITIKYNRSEEERMVSFEEDSKTYELVKFRKTNQGTSINLKPIVRKGDKVKKGQVLCEGYATESGELALGRNLKVAFMPWKGYNFEDAIVISEKVVREDIFTSIHIDEYSLEVRDTKLGAEELTNDIPNVSEEATKDLDEYGMIRIGAEVKPGDILIGKITPKGESDPTPEEKLLRAIFGDKAGDVKDASLKASPSLRGVVIDKKLFSRSIKDKRKRSEDKEAINALELEYEVKFQELKDVLVEKLFKMINGKTSQGVANDLGEEVLPKGKKYTMKMLNAVDDFAHLVSGSWTTDKATNAMVADLLHNYKIKLNDLQGNLRRDKFTISVGDELPAGIMKLAKVYIAKKRKLKVGDKMAGRHGNKGIVARIVRQEDMPFLEDGTPVDIVLNPLGVPSRMNIGQIYETVLGWAGQKLDKKFATPIFDGATIEEIDNLTEEAGVPQFGHTYLYDGGTGERFDQAATVGVIYMLKLGHMVDDKMHARSIGPYSLITQQPLGGKAQFGGQRFGEMEVWALQAYGASATLREILTVKSDDVIGRAKTYESIVKGETMPEPGLPESFNVLMHELKGLGLDIRLEE
- the rplL gene encoding 50S ribosomal protein L7/L12, with the translated sequence MADLKDFAEQLVNLTVKEVNELADILKEEYGIEPAAAAVAVAGGAAGGGEAEAAEEKTEFDVVLTAAGGSKLAVVKLVKELTGLGLKDAKDIVDSAPKAVKEGVSKDEAEGIKKSLEEAGAEVELK